The Drosophila innubila isolate TH190305 chromosome 2L unlocalized genomic scaffold, UK_Dinn_1.0 4_B_2L, whole genome shotgun sequence genome segment GAACAGTTAAGTAACAGATTTGTTTTAACATGGCAGGGCTCGAACCCTGTTACTTTTCAAACTGTAGTTTTATATATGTGATAATTTGGCGACTCTAACAGCTGAGCAACGGGAACTGATACAGAAAATAGGatacagaaaaataatttctaagaACTCTCCagtaaattataatacaagtttttatattcagctttttgaatttattcagattttaatttatttttaaattagttctTCACACATTTACGTATACTCGTATTGCAGCTTAATTATGAATAAAGTTcatttttagtatatttttttattagattctaaatatattaaaagattgaattaaaataagcgCTGCatctcaattttttaaaagagagCAATCATACAGGAAATCCAAATCAAATTGCCGGTCAGCATAAACCTGGCTGAACCTGAGCCTGGCTGAGGTGCGAGCTCCTTGTTGCATAGTCTATCATAGCACATCTTGCAGAGCTTCGGCTCCTTGCGGCAATATTTGTCACCCTCCTCCGATAGCTCCGATACGCAACCGCGCATGATTAACTTGCTGTCACCTGGCAAAGAATTAAGATTGGGAATTGTGATCGATTGAAATGTTGCTTGACTTACGCTTGAAGAGCGTGTAGCATCCATTTTTACTGGATGTTGGGCACGGCAATTTATCCGTTGGTTTGTCATCACACTTGCCCTTTTTGTAGCTGGAGCAGCTGTAACAATTAAGACCAGAATTGGACTCTACAACTGGATTTTGTTTCGTTGGTATTGTTGCCTCTGAGCTGGGTTTCTGGGTTGACTTTCCAGACAAGTTTTCAGTCACCACTGCATCGTTCTGGTAATCCAAATCTGCTGACATCGTAGGAATTGCTTCCATGTCCTTGACTGCGGGTTCAGCTGCAGGTGGAGGCTCATGTTCATTTCCAGGTGCTGGTTCAGGTTCACCTGCAGGTACTGGTTCAGCTGCAGATTCAGCTGCAGGTTCAGCTGCAGGTTCAACTGCAGATTCAGCTGCAGATTCAGCTGCAGGTTCAGCTGCAGATTCAGCTGCAGGCTCAGCTGCAGATTCAGCTGCAGGCTCAGCTGCAGATTCAGCTGCAGGTTCAGCCACAGGATCAACGTCAGCATTAGGTTCAGAATCAGGTGCAGGTTCCGGTTCCGGTTCAGGAGCAGGCTCAGCTGCGGGATCAGGTTCAGCTGCAGCTTCAGTTTCCGCTGCTTCCTGCTGCAGTGCCTCCGATGTGGATGGCATTACATGGGCTGTGGTCATTTCCACATCGACTGCCACTTCAGTAGTATCCATTTCCTTCTCCTCATCCTGCCCCAGACTGCCGTGCATCAGTAGCACGAACAACATTAAACAGAGACACAATTGTTTTCCGTACATTACTAATTCCATCGATTTTCGATGCGCTTTTGAACTGAAGTTGCCACTCGACCTATTAATGGAGTTATCACAACGTTGCCTCTTGGTGATAATTGCAATATTTGGAAAGTTATCTCCCAAGAGCTGTTCAAATACCACTTTGTGGCTAAATGCAAATAAGCCAGGTTAATGTCACGGACTGTGCTCGTTGTTGCCTCACTGGCAACTGAGCAAGGCCAATGAAATTGTTGAACATATGCCGCTGATTGTCACGCAATTATCCTGCTCCAAATGAAATCGATATGTGTCCCCACATTCCACATTTCCCCTCACTGCCAAACACATTTCATCCTGACCACAATGCGAGCCATCTGAATTATTGATCATGTGAATTTTCGAGCATTGCAAGGGAATCAACATATTTATCAAGGACATCAATCTAATTCTAGCCGAGTCAGAATGCAATGCGTACAATCAATAATTAAGCAGACTACTTAAATACCCTGCGATTAGCTATCATCCTATCTACTTCATTCGCCTTTGTTCTCTATTCCAGCTTATCCTTATCACTCGCTGATAATGGCCATTGTTTCCATGTCTATTGATAagtcataaataaacaaatttcatttgtcAACGCAATTAATTGAAGTGTAGCCGGAGAAGCTtgcaaaatgaatatattcaatattcgCAACCTGATCTTGGTGCTCGGATCATGTAAGCTTTATTCCAAACATTGTGATTATATTCGCGATTACTAtcgacaaacatttttaagttgataaaattttttgttatatccTCTTTCAagttgtgtaaatattttattgtcatATCTTGTGAAAATCAAAagatttctattttttacttcaagatgttattgaattgaaaacttttgaagAATTTTATGGAAAGTCATGTAAGAACATTACTGTACCCATTAAGTTTGTCAAAAGCGCTATGCAAAATTGTTTCTTGAATAACTTGCAAGTATATTTTTCCGATTGCAATGAAATTTTCGGAGCATATCTGGAATATCGTTTATATAAAATGCGCCAAGACtcaaaattctagctttaaaattgatctGTTAATTCGTTTCTATTTGGTTTGCCGGGGCTAGAGAAACCTTTATGCCAAATTTGGTGGCTCTAGCTAATATATTCTTTAAGATGTTCAAAAAGACAAGAAAATATGCATGAATATTATCGCGATAAATCTTGtctttaagtaattttttaatataatgcaAAAGTTGTTCGATACGGAGAtccaaaaataactaaataattgggaaattagtaaaaaaaaataaatttgttttgttttcgtgTCTGGTTTTGTAAGAACAGCGATTAATGCATTTCCAATTTGTCATTTAAGCGTTTCCATTGTTCCTATTTATAGGCCTACTCCTTGCCATCACGCCCAGTTGGGCAATTGTGTGCTATCATTGCGATTCCATCGCGCTGCCCGAATGTGCCCAGACCCTGGGTGAGGTGGGTCTGCTGCCGTTTAAGGAATGCGCCACCGAGCTGACGTGTGTCATGTCGATTGGTGGGTAACCAAATGAGTCTTAATTGCAGTTCAATTTCCTTGTATTTCCCGTATTTACAGTTGACTCAATCACTTATCGTGGTTGTGGCGTCGAAACACCCACAATAGGGGCCACCTATGCCAAAAGCTGCTCATCGAATCTCTGCAATGCTGGAGTCTATCCACCCGGCAGACTCAAGTGTCATCATTGCGCCGGAGAGAGTTGTGTGGCTGCTCCTGCGGGTAAACCGCGTCCCTGTCGCTTCCATCACGAGGAGGATCAATGCTATACGGAGGTCATCAATGCTGGATTGGCCTATAGGGGTTGCATCTCCGACAGCAATCACACGGCATCCAATGCCGCACAATTGTGCGAGATTAACGGCTGTAATGAGAAGCAGGCCGCCTGGACATTGACTTGTGTCAGCTGTGATTCCAAGCTGGGACTTGGCTGTAAAATGGACCTCTTTCAGCTGGGCAGCAAGTGCAATATCAGCCAGTTTGAGCCCTGTcaccagcaactgttgctgggCCAGGAGGAGCAGCAATTCTGCTTTAGCTATCATCACCTCAGTCGCGTCGTACGCGGATGCTCAGCGGAAATGCCGGAGGAGCTGGATGGGCATCGGGATCAGCTGGTTAAATGTGCCACGGCGGATAATTGCAATGCCGGTTGCATACCACAGCAGCAATGCCTCAGCTGCAAttcggcaacggcaacggctaATCAAGAGATGTGCCGCAGCAATGCCACCTCGTTGAGCAGCAGCTACTGCGGTTCGGCAGAAGCATCCTCGTGCTACGCCTGCGAGTATGACGATTGGAACGTGCAACGTGGCTGTGGCGCCCCGCCAACGGATCCCCAAGTACTCAACTGCTACGAGTGCGATGGCAACGACAAGGAGGCTTGCAATGTCCTTGACTTTGCCCGTTGCTATCGCTGCAGCAGCGATGGAGAAGCCGGCGCTGCATGCGCCAATTGGCAGCGACCTGGTGGCATTTATATTGAGGAATGCGCTCTGCCGGCTTCACCTTGTCTGGTGGTTAACTATGTGAATGGCACCACCGAGCGGGGCTGCCAACGGGAGGATTTCAACTGCAGCTCTGCGTCCGTGGCCAGCTGTCGCAGCTGTGAGGGCAGCTTCTGCAATAAGGGCGCATTTCCAGAGCACCGACTGTGGTGTCATCAATGTGACAACTGTGAGCAAGTCTCGCTGGGTCAGAATGCATTGCCGTGTGCTCTGTTGGCCAATGAACCAGAGGATCAGGTGCCCGCCTGCCTGGAATACTATGACAGTCAAAGCAAGCTGGTGGTGCGAGGTTGTCGCTCCAATTCCCAGCTGTACTACGAGTGCATGCTGCGCAGTGGCAGTGATTCAAGCTGTCGTCTTTGCCATAGTCATGGATGCAATGCCACGCCTGGACAACAGCTGCGTCCCAGTCCCAGCGTACAGCTGGACCAACACGCTCTGACCGTCAAGTCATCCGCTGCGATAGCATATATAAACATTCTGTGTTGGTTTAGcataatttatcaaataattgcATTAAACTAGAAATGTAAACCggatataaatgaatattgaCTGAGGACTAATCATCGCTCTCGTTGGAATGAGGCGGCTTATAACCGGGACTTAAGGCGCGACCGCGATGATTGAATGTGTAGAATGATGGAAAGTTGCCCAGCGTGTCCCAAGTCCTCTGCTGCATGTCCACGGTGGCGCGTATTTCCTTAAAGTCGCCcacaatttgtataatattataGACCACAATCACCAGGCTAAATACAGTTTGCAGTATAATCTGTGTAAGGTTACAATTAGTTGGGACCaacatatagtacatatacaCTTACGTCCAGTGGCAGATGATTCCACTCCTGCTCCGTTAGACGCAAGTAGGTGCGAtctatttgaattaaatttaatttaaatataattatcaatGATTGACCAAAGGTTGACAATCGTTCTACTTACGATGAGCAGCTGAAAAGGCGGCATGCGCCAGACTCGCAAAGCCACCAATAagtaataatttgttaaagaacttgttgcccatttttacTGTCACCTTTTAGTTATGAAAGCCacgtaatttgtttaatttgtatgtGAAGTGTGATGAGAAAATAAACAGGCAACTTTTTATGAATTAGATTTAATTTGCCAATCACATGGGAACGGGCCAGCCTTGCCGGATCAACAGCTGTTTACCATTCAAAGGTAAATGTTACTGGCGTTGCCATATCTACTAGGTGCACCATACACATTCACAATAGACCTTCGTTCGGTTTATCGTTGGTCGTCTCCCTCGTTCGCTGCTCATTCGTTTCTGTGACTTCGGGTGCTTTGGATGCTTTGCGcgctttattaaaaaaccaaCTATTCGGcagaaacacaaaaacactTTCATAACATAACCCGGTCTTTTTAGCGCGCTTCTTATTCGCTAACAATTTGAAACTACAACTTGCATTAACTACAGCAAAAGAACAACTTTGCGGTTTCTGTGTGTAGGCGTGCACTTGTTCAGAGTCTGTTTTTAagcgtgtgcgtgtgcgtgtgcgtgtgtttgtgtgtatccTTACGTCCTCGCCGCCCCCGCTTCTCCACAGTGTCGCACTGCAAGGGTGTGGTGTGTGAAAAATTCCAGCACAACAGcgagcaataaataaaaattgaaatttaaacatGTCGGTCTCCTCGAACGCCTCGTCTGCATCGTGCAACGGCAGCGTTGACGAtagcataacaacaacaacagcgacaacagatAGCTCCGAATTGACGCACATTTTAAATCGTCGCCAGGAGATAATGGAGTCTCAGGAGGCGGGCATCGCGGTGCCGCGCAACTACAAGGTCAATGTCTACACCGAGTTCCAAGAGTTTTCGCGCAAGCAAATCAAGGACTATCAAAAGACCTTCAATACGTAAGTCAGCATTCTAtaaattgtatacattttgtatacaaaagaaacaaataaaatcctTGTCAGCTTTAGGGTATTGTTAAGTCGTGCAATTCATCTAGCTAAAATTCaagcttaaaatcaaaaagaagtTTTTAGAGGAGATCAGAAAAAGCTATATTATTCAGTAATAAACAGGGACGGTAAATAACGActatgttattattgttttcagTTGATAACTGAAATCtagcaaatattttctttatggGTAAACGATGCGATTGTTTTGTTGAAGAAATAAtcgttaatttattttgtaattctcaaaataataattatttcttgacttttattttttgctcaaaaataattaaaatcaataataatgattatattgtAATATCTGAAATGCCACAACATTTCTTGAAAGGAATTGATCTTTTAAGATTGCCAGATTTGACGGAAAGTAGCTGTTCTGTCAACACTGGAAACTAACGCGCTTAATTGCCAAGTAAATTGCATGTTCCATGTCCCAACCACTTTCCACTCACTCGCATCCCAGCTCAGCTTCAATGGGGCATGACTCACACCATTTTGTGTGGTTGAGACTTTGCCACAAAAGTCGTCACTTACATAGTCCGTTTAAGATTTCAATTCCGCGCCTCAAACCGCGATTTGTTTGTGAGTCAAAGTTGACGCTACTAAAGTATTACCTGCATAATGTGCGATTACTTATATGAGTTACTGTGGTTTCTGTTACTACTAGACGTCAGTAGCAGGTTGACACCTCGCTCAAGTGATTAGAATttccttgtttttgtttttatttccattatATGGGGGTCGTTGGTTGTCTCAATTTACATATCGCTAAACGATCGCATTCCCACTCCAATGAGGCGCATAAAAGTTGCGTAATCTCGgttagtttatttttcttaaatatatgaGTATACACATAATACAGAACTTAGTCATGATAAGTTATCTCAGCTTATCCAATTTAACTTTGCGCACTGATTACGCTTTTTGCATAGGAAGTCGTTGTCTCTATACGAACTGTTCAGAACTGACTCAACGAGTTTACATTAAACTTGACTGAATCACCTGTCGAGAATACAGCAGGTAATCAAGTATCTCTGTCAATTAGCAGCTGGATTCTGTGTTCACTTACATTAACACCTTTGGCTAATTGTAGCACTGCAGTCTCTTTGGGTTGATACCTGAAAAAGACCACACAATATGCTTCATGATCCTGAAACTCCTGTCTTTTCCCTGCCATGAATCATGTTTAGGCATTTGGGTCAATCCTCTCTGGCAATTGGCACATTGTCAAAACGAATGAAATGTTTGTAAAACGAGACATGAAATAACAAACGAACGTGCCTTGAAATCGTAAACATACTCGTATACCATATAACCCAAAATCCCGAGCTCCACAATGTCTGGGAATGActaaacacaataaaaatggGGAGAGTATAGAAAGAGTACAAAGAGTGCTAACTTTTTAGAGCTGATtaccatttaaatatttaatatatttgcaaataaGTTTTACtaataaaactttaactatatttataaacagtacaactttttttttaaaccgtgcataaataatataatatttaaatacattttaagttattattaaagtGGGGTACGTTTCTCATTTTCAcacacattatttatttacaaatcaaTATACTTCAAGAAAGGTTATCgtatactatattttattacaacttaagtattaaaatattcagtaatttttttaataaacagtGCATAAACCCGTTTTAacttcatattaattttttttattaaaaatactataCTACATTTAAAATCAGTTAAGTATTTACAtactgtaaatttttaattgtaaaaaatataaataaactttgtatttctttttaaactgGAACccgttttattttctatagcATTATTTTCGATTCAAGTTCTGTCGCAAATGCCAATCGacgtttttatttgttgttgtttgtctgaTAACAAAAACCGGCTGTTGGCATTTTAAGCCACATTTTACCGTCTCCAATTCGAAATTTGAAAAGTTATTGTGctaatattgtaaattttagcGAGCAAACTGGCAAAAAGCATcgcaaaaacaagaaaagttAATGTTCCTACTGAGTCACGTAACCCTGTAAAAAACAAGTGGCTACTGAATCAGCATTTGCGTTTTAGTTaagtcaaaacaaataaataatatattgcgaatgcaaacatttttttagaaattaaaaccCCTCACAATTTATTTCCTAGCACCgataaagtttttatacatatgtacgtatttaTATACGTATTTgtttaaaacaattgaaagagaaataaaataaaagaagaaatctaaagaaagacagagaaacagtaaagtataaacaaaacaaaaacattaaatcggcCCACGCGTCAGGCGTTGAATATCCATTTGGGTCGGACGCTTCGAGATAATCGGACACGCAATATGTaatgttttcattatttctttttcttatagTAGCGTCGTAATAATTTGTTGATATTGCTGGATTTTAGTTTCCGGTGATTTTACTTTTGGATGCGCCATTTTCCGTACGTCTCGACATACTCTATTCCGGGTTCAGAAGACGATGGCGATAAAATGCAGACGTTCGCTCGCTTTTTCGCAGCTTTAatgatattgatttttatatataagtatgatGGCGACGCCCCACAACATGTACATAAATTTCCAGTGGGGTGTTGATGGGAGTGTATATGTTTGTGTCTGCTGCTGATAAGACTGCAAATCCTTAAACAAACTATGAAGCAACTACCACCAACAATTCATTCAACATGGGTGTCTCTCATTCTCCATTTTCCATTGTCCATTTTGCATGTGGGTAACATTTGGACTTATTGCATTTTCAACTCGAATCTGTTCACAcagcgaaaacaacaacaagaagcacaacaacaacctacatttgcatttgaacCCAACGAGTGCAGACAGCTCTAATTAGAGATGGAAACGTGTCGTGTTTTTTTCGTTAcattcaacaaatatttaatttgactacataatataaaatgaaaataatattagtataaatttaaattgtttgcgGAAAATAAATTGGCTCTTAATTGATATGAAAActaacaaatgaaatataattttgtactgtataaattgtttttgaattgCAATTACGATAGTATTACTTCTTACTACtattataacttttatatgtttagttagcagaattaatttaattgtttatattttataaaatataaaaagtcttgtatacttttttttttaaatatttttgaaatttacttaaataatgtgaatgttattaaattaacacTTGTTCGAATATATATAAGTTTGGACACCTCTATTAGCGATGTCAATGCCATGTTGCTTTATTCTTTATACCTACAAATTGGGTTCATGGTAAATgaccgacacacacacacacacacacacacatatgcgaaatcacttacacacacacgcactttACAATTGAGGGGTTGTTACTCGCATCATGTGTGGGCTgcttacattacattacaacAGCAAGTGTGGCAAgagcttttaattaaaccaCGCTCACCACCCATTATCAGTGAAGCATAACCTTCATTCATTTAAGACTCTTTCATTTCTTTCGCAAAagggttgttgttgcacatttAAGGATAAATGCAGCCTGCATTTGAAACAACTTCCTGTGGCAAGCTAGGGAGAAAAAATGCGATGTATGTAATAAATAGTACACAGTCAATCTGCTGTATGGTGaacgtatttaaatttaaatcttacgtattacataaaaatttacttactctaaataatttgtattacagctacaatttttaattctgcttacattttttcttaaagctgtgattaatttctttcaataataataataataaaagttcaaaataaatcaaactttTATGAAATGAATTCTCTTATAAACTGCGTTAACTAAACTATGTTGTTCTATAAGgttatgtatatgtagaaGACGAGCAATATAATTAAGTTGCTATAACATGACGAGCTTTACAGTGCCAATTCACCATAGGGAACTTTGACTGTATTTACATGTATGTGACAGGTTCATTGACATTTGCAttcaaagttgttttttttcccATTTGATGTTTACATTGCGATTACACACAATGTTtaacttttgctgttgctgtttttccCCTTTGTCACATTTAGCTCTCAGTCAACTGCAATGCAGTCGAATGTAAATATTGCCGTAGACAAGTTTTTGGCCAATCGATAATACTGTATTATCTCTTCTCTTGAATCCATTGTGAATAGCCATTTGCTTccgctgctgttgatgctgcagACTgcagttgttttgttgttggcgctGACCTTTGCCAATTGTGCAGACCAGCTGTCTGGCAACGTTGGCTGACCACAATGAGTGgctccttcttctccttccGCCTCCCCCTGTGTGACAGGGACAGCACATTAAAGAGCGATTACAATAACAAGTCGTTGTTGATTGACAGTGAAACGTCGACGCATGCACATTGTATTTATGcatgtgcgtgagtgtgtgtgcgtattcTGACTAGTCGCAATGTCGTGCCACTCAATTGAggaaatatcaaattaaataataatacacatAGAATCATCATCAGCAATCAGCATCTCCATTGTGGTTACAACTTGTTGCAATTAGTCATACATACAAATGACAtactacataaatacatacatacatgcataatATGCTGAATCCAATCGCTTATCTACGCTGCCACTGCTCGTTGCATGCTTTGTTCTCCACTTAGTTAGTTAGTAATCACTGAGTCATCGAGTTGCTTCTGTTTCCTGCtgtaactaaaaataaaaataaacagacaCGACCCACGCAACGATTTGCTTTCAACTGAAACTTGCTCCAATTTCGTAATGTCAAATTATGAgtcgtttattttttgaacaaCCTTATAGTGTTGGTCTAGGGGGGCACAATATGAtgcattttcttatttattctcTGTGCTCACGCACTTCTCATCCAAATGTACatgtgtattaaaaataaagtatatttaagtATACAGGTGCATGTTTGgttttgaaatgaaaacagaCAGTCAGTCTGTCTTGCAGTCatagtcattcagtcagttaGCCAGTTGTGGAGTTCGTGTTGAGCGaaataaacaagaaattgTGTATGCCAGACGTCAACTGTGTAAATTTTAGCGTTGCTTTGTTGTAGTTGACTTTACAATAGATAAAAGACCTCCCGAACAGTGCGCAATAACGTGAAGAAATCCATCAAACTGAAATCCAGCAATCTGCAATGCATTTTAAAC includes the following:
- the LOC117779586 gene encoding membrane magnesium transporter 1 encodes the protein MGNKFFNKLLLIGGFASLAHAAFSAAHHRTYLRLTEQEWNHLPLDIILQTVFSLVIVVYNIIQIVGDFKEIRATVDMQQRTWDTLGNFPSFYTFNHRGRALSPGYKPPHSNESDD
- the LOC117779584 gene encoding uncharacterized protein LOC117779584; translation: MNIFNIRNLILVLGSCLLLAITPSWAIVCYHCDSIALPECAQTLGEVGLLPFKECATELTCVMSIVDSITYRGCGVETPTIGATYAKSCSSNLCNAGVYPPGRLKCHHCAGESCVAAPAGKPRPCRFHHEEDQCYTEVINAGLAYRGCISDSNHTASNAAQLCEINGCNEKQAAWTLTCVSCDSKLGLGCKMDLFQLGSKCNISQFEPCHQQLLLGQEEQQFCFSYHHLSRVVRGCSAEMPEELDGHRDQLVKCATADNCNAGCIPQQQCLSCNSATATANQEMCRSNATSLSSSYCGSAEASSCYACEYDDWNVQRGCGAPPTDPQVLNCYECDGNDKEACNVLDFARCYRCSSDGEAGAACANWQRPGGIYIEECALPASPCLVVNYVNGTTERGCQREDFNCSSASVASCRSCEGSFCNKGAFPEHRLWCHQCDNCEQVSLGQNALPCALLANEPEDQVPACLEYYDSQSKLVVRGCRSNSQLYYECMLRSGSDSSCRLCHSHGCNATPGQQLRPSPSVQLDQHALTVKSSAAIAYINILCWFSIIYQIIALN
- the LOC117781363 gene encoding proteoglycan 4: MELVMYGKQLCLCLMLFVLLMHGSLGQDEEKEMDTTEVAVDVEMTTAHVMPSTSEALQQEAAETEAAAEPDPAAEPAPEPEPEPAPDSEPNADVDPVAEPAAESAAEPAAESAAEPAAESAAEPAAESAAESAVEPAAEPAAESAAEPVPAGEPEPAPGNEHEPPPAAEPAVKDMEAIPTMSADLDYQNDAVVTENLSGKSTQKPSSEATIPTKQNPVVESNSGLNCYSCSSYKKGKCDDKPTDKLPCPTSSKNGCYTLFKRDSKLIMRGCVSELSEEGDKYCRKEPKLCKMCYDRLCNKELAPQPGSGSARFMLTGNLIWISCMIALF